The genomic region TATACTACTTGAGCGTCTATGTTAAGCTTGAGCTTGATGACTGCTCTGCTAAAACTAGAATTACATAAAACAATTGAGTTCTCAAAGCTTGGGATTAGATGTCTTCTTAAAAGATCATATCCTGCAAGATATATTTTGTTAACTAATGAGCTAATACTTCCATGTTTATAAGGGTAGAATTCTTCGGCTATAAAACCTGGGAAATGCATATATACTATATCGGTAGCTATGGGTAATGCGTCTCCATGAGTATTAATAACAATATTGAATCCCCGCTTGATCTTTAACTCCATGATTTTAGAAGCTATTAAACGAGTATAAATTGTAAATTTCCTTATATGGAATGGGAGCAAGTAATAGTATTCATGAGGTAAAGTTTCAGATTCTATATTGAAAACCTTGATTAATTGTTTCCAATTAGTAGGCTCCACCGTAAATAGTTTCACATAATAGTTCATTTTCTTCAACGATTCGATAATAGCTAAAGATACCTTCTCCGCACCACCTAAACCGCTTAGACTAGTATGTATAACCAATGCTTTCCTCATACTTCACAACTCGTTGAGTCTATTTATTATCCTCTTCAATTTTTCTATGCTATTCCTAGATAATGTCTTCATCTTATCTTTTAGAGCAACTATTTTTCTCTGCAGGTAAAATATACACTCATCATTATTCAAACATGTATCTAATAGTTTTCTAAGAGAGCCTTCCTTGTAGGTATAATATAGCGTGCTACCACCTAGAATCTTACCCAGTGTACGTGTATAACTTGTAATAAACGGTTTCTCGAGCGCTATAGATTCCCATATACTTGAAAGCATTGTATATTCTCTAGTAGTCCCTGTAATTACCAGTTTTGAATGTTTTAAGATCCAGTAGTATTCTTCGCTTCCTATGTAGCCTGTTAAAACTATTTTATCACTGCTTCCTCTCCTAATTTTTTCAGCTAATTTCTTTCTTCTATTATAATTACCTGTTAACAATAACTTATAGGTTCTACTAGTGGTTGAAGACAGGAATTCCCTAACGATAAATTCTAGGTTTTCATCAGGATCCCATGCTGCTGGGAAAACTATGTATTTTAATGGCTCGACATCTATGTTAGTAGGTTTTTTAAGATTTTCAGGAATTTGAGGGAAGGGATCGTATACAGTAATCACTCTACCCGGATCTAATCCTTTATATTTAATTAAATATTCTCGGAAAGGCTCATTATGTGCTATAACTAGTTCACAGTATTTGAGAAAATTATGAAATGGTTTATTAAGGATAAGGCTTTTCCAAGAATCATATATGGAGAATCCTGTATGAACATCTGCTATGATACTATAGTGATGTTTTTTCTTGTATATAAATGAACTAAATAACAACGGCCCCTGAGGCAATTGGAGAATTATTGTTTTAGGTCGAAATTCTAACAAGAATTTTTTGGTTTTAAAATATGCTTTTAAATATGGGGGTCTATCAGGTATAAATAATAAGTAAGAGTTAAGCTCCCTAGATAACTCAATAGTTCTTCTACCAATCCTGCCCCAAGCTAAAAACATTGTTTTCACTTTGTTTCTGCCCCTCACAATTGATTCGAGAATATAAGATGTGTTTCAAATAGTTAAAAATATCTTCAAGAACATGGTCTTCATTTTCTAAAATCTGATAGTCAATATACTATGATAGAACTATAATAGAGATTAGGAACTTATAATTCCCCAGCAATGATTTCGTTTATATGTCTCTATTAGAGCATAGTGTTAAGTAAATAAAAAACATTGATGGATGTGTTTGAGAATTGAGCCGGGGGATTCGAAGAGATAAGTTCTTGTTGGAGCTGGCTAGGAGAAGAAAAAGTATTAGGAGATTTAAAGCTGGAGTAGAGATTCCTTTAGCTCGTGTACTTGAAGCAATTGAGGTTGCTCTTGAAGCCCCTTCGGGAATGAATTGTCAGCCTTGGCAATTTATAGTTGTGAGTGATAGAGAATTAAAGCATAGAATTAGAATTGCTTGTGAAGAAGCTGAGAAGAAGCTTCATGGGAACGTGAGAGGTGAATTCAAGAAATGGCTTGAGCAGAGAAATATAACTTGGGAAAAACCGTTTTTGGAGGATGCGACTTATCTAATAATTGTGTATGCTGATAAACATTGTCCATATACAATTCAATCAACGTGGCTAGCAATAGGATACCTATTACTGGCTCTAGAGGAAAACGGTCTTGCATCATTAACATATACTCCCCCCGACGCTGAGAAAGTGAATAGTTTACTAAAGGTTCCTAAGAGATATAAGTTAGAAACCATAATACCAGTAGGGTATCCCTTAGAGGAGAAAATAAAAGAACCCAGAGAACCCCTCATTAATAAGGTATACTTGAATAAATGGGGTAAACGAATAATTTTGAAAACTATGAATACTTGAATTTATAATATAACATTCTTAAACCATTAATACCTAAATAAATTATGCCCATCCATCTATTCTACATGGGAAACTATTAATGAATACGGCAAAAATATATAACAGGGTCCTGTATTGATTCATTATATGAAGACTTAAGGGTGGGCCGGTAGCTCAGCCTGGAAGAGCGCCGCCCTTGCACGACCCCTATAATAGGGGGTCTGGCACCGGGGTCGGAGAGAGGCGGAGGTCCCGGGTTCAAATCCCGGCCGGTCCACCATATATTTTCTAGACTTATATTTTTGTGAATACATTATTTCATAATTGCTTGGTTGTTTGGATGGTGGTTTTCATGGTTTCTGCAGAGGTTTTAAATGGTTATGGTGTTTTAGGCATTGATAAAGAATATATTGTTGGCAAATACTTGTTGTCTTTGGAGAAGATTAGAGATGAAATTATAGTTTATCGTAGATCTATTAATAATAATGTTTTAGTTGAGCAAAAAATCATAGGTTTTGACAAGGTTTTAATTACTCCATTCTATCCTGTCCTACTACCTCGTAAAATAACTAGTTTTGTCCTCGTAGACTTCTCGGAGAAAATAAGGCTTGCCCCCAACTCATATACTGAAATCTACATATATATACCCGTTGATATCGCAGTATATGTTTATCGAGATACGAATTTTGACATAATAGATGTTATTGAGGGGGCTGATCCAAAATATGCATTATATGGATCAACTAGTATGGGTGTTATAGCTAGATATAGTGTTTCAAAAACATATGTATCTGAACCAGAACCTGTTTTTGGAAAAGCAGTTTCACTACTCAAAATACATAATACATTGGATGAATGGGTATTATTCACACAGATCCTCCTAGATTCAAATAATCTATCAATATATTACCGGGAGAAATCATGGAAAGCTTATACTCAAGAAATAAATGTAACCATAAACTCTAAAACAACTGCTTCAATAAAATATGGTAGATCTTTTAGGAAAGGTCTTAGAAGAATAGATGATCCAAAAGATTTTAAGCCTCCCCGTATAAGTCCTGGAACCGAAATGTTGTGGGGGATATGAGTTGAGTGAACAATTAAATATTACATCTGGCTTCACGTGGTTGGAGACAATTAATTGGCTAGGAATATTGTCTGCAACAATAATATTGGTTATAGGCTTATTCATATCAATAATTACCAAGAAGATAATATATAGGGTATCAATAAGATTCATGCCTCAAACAATAGCTTATAATCTCGCGAGAATAATCTATTATACACTAGTAATTATATTTGCAATATCAGCACTAAGCATCTTAGGAATAAACCTTACAGGGCTAATAATAGCTGGTGGATTCCTAGGCATAATACTCGGCTTCGCACTACAAAGCATAACGGCAAACCTAGTATCAGGAATATTCCTCTACTGGGAGAGACCATTGAAACCAGGTGATTTCGTAGATATTAATGGACAACTAGGGATTGTTGAGGATATATCGATAATGTCCACTAAGATCCGGGGTTTAGACGGTGTATTAATAAGGATACCGAATAATGAAGTATTCAACTCAGTCATTAAAAACATTGGAGCAACACCTGCTAGAAGACTAGAATTCATTGTAGGAATAGCTTATAGTGAAGATGCTGAGAAAGCATACCAGATCATCAGGAATGAATTATCTAAACACCCATTCATACTAGCCAAGCCGGAGCCAGATGTTTATGTTGAAGAATTAGGGGATAGTAGTGTGAATATAAGGGTTAGAATGTGGGTTCCAAGCAGTGAATGGTATAATGTGAAGAAGGAAATTATTTGGAGAATTAAGAAAGCAATAACAGAGGCAGGAATAGAGATTCCGTTCCCACAAAACGATGTATGGTTTAGGTCGCCGTTGAAAATAATTGTTAAAAAAGAAGATAGTGGTTATAAAAATATTGTGAATGATGAGAAAAAGAATAGTTAATATAACCAATTATGATTCATTTACTACTTCTTAATTCTCTCCTCAACAATAACCATTGTACTAGTTGTCCTAATATCTGGGAGCTTCCTGATCTTATTGGTTATTACTTCTCTTATCTTCTCGAGGCTTCCAGCCTCGATCTTAACTATTATATCATATATTCCATAAACTATGTATGCCTCAGTGATCTCAGGTATTTTGATGAGCTCCTCCATAACACGTGATTCCGCACCAATATCTGTTTGGATAAGGACTATTGCTCCGGCTTTAGCCAATTAAACCACCTATTCTTCACTGTGTCCAATATATATTTTGGGGGTTTTATGGATTATAATTGTTTAGCTTATAGTATGGTTTATGGGATTGAACAAGTCTTGGCTCAACGGAGACATTTACCTAGGATAATGATTGTTTATTACCGAGAAGATGATCCTGCTAAGAATACTGCTTTAAAAATGATCCGTAAAAACCTAGCCATACATATATATCCACGTAGAATACATGGTTCACCAATAATACTCGACCCCTACAGCAACAAGTATTTGGGGCCATGGGATCACATATATGTGGAGAAACATGGTATAGTCGTAGTCGATGCTAGCTGGAAAAAATTAGCTCCTAGAAAAACAATTATGATTAGGGGACAACATAGAAAACTCCCACCCC from Staphylothermus marinus F1 harbors:
- a CDS encoding glycosyltransferase → MFLAWGRIGRRTIELSRELNSYLLFIPDRPPYLKAYFKTKKFLLEFRPKTIILQLPQGPLLFSSFIYKKKHHYSIIADVHTGFSIYDSWKSLILNKPFHNFLKYCELVIAHNEPFREYLIKYKGLDPGRVITVYDPFPQIPENLKKPTNIDVEPLKYIVFPAAWDPDENLEFIVREFLSSTTSRTYKLLLTGNYNRRKKLAEKIRRGSSDKIVLTGYIGSEEYYWILKHSKLVITGTTREYTMLSSIWESIALEKPFITSYTRTLGKILGGSTLYYTYKEGSLRKLLDTCLNNDECIFYLQRKIVALKDKMKTLSRNSIEKLKRIINRLNEL
- a CDS encoding DUF432 domain-containing protein — translated: MVSAEVLNGYGVLGIDKEYIVGKYLLSLEKIRDEIIVYRRSINNNVLVEQKIIGFDKVLITPFYPVLLPRKITSFVLVDFSEKIRLAPNSYTEIYIYIPVDIAVYVYRDTNFDIIDVIEGADPKYALYGSTSMGVIARYSVSKTYVSEPEPVFGKAVSLLKIHNTLDEWVLFTQILLDSNNLSIYYREKSWKAYTQEINVTINSKTTASIKYGRSFRKGLRRIDDPKDFKPPRISPGTEMLWGI
- a CDS encoding nitroreductase family protein, coding for MSRGIRRDKFLLELARRRKSIRRFKAGVEIPLARVLEAIEVALEAPSGMNCQPWQFIVVSDRELKHRIRIACEEAEKKLHGNVRGEFKKWLEQRNITWEKPFLEDATYLIIVYADKHCPYTIQSTWLAIGYLLLALEENGLASLTYTPPDAEKVNSLLKVPKRYKLETIIPVGYPLEEKIKEPREPLINKVYLNKWGKRIILKTMNT
- a CDS encoding mechanosensitive ion channel family protein, with protein sequence MSEQLNITSGFTWLETINWLGILSATIILVIGLFISIITKKIIYRVSIRFMPQTIAYNLARIIYYTLVIIFAISALSILGINLTGLIIAGGFLGIILGFALQSITANLVSGIFLYWERPLKPGDFVDINGQLGIVEDISIMSTKIRGLDGVLIRIPNNEVFNSVIKNIGATPARRLEFIVGIAYSEDAEKAYQIIRNELSKHPFILAKPEPDVYVEELGDSSVNIRVRMWVPSSEWYNVKKEIIWRIKKAITEAGIEIPFPQNDVWFRSPLKIIVKKEDSGYKNIVNDEKKNS
- a CDS encoding Lrp/AsnC ligand binding domain-containing protein; protein product: MAKAGAIVLIQTDIGAESRVMEELIKIPEITEAYIVYGIYDIIVKIEAGSLEKIREVITNKIRKLPDIRTTSTMVIVEERIKK
- a CDS encoding DUF367 family protein translates to MDYNCLAYSMVYGIEQVLAQRRHLPRIMIVYYREDDPAKNTALKMIRKNLAIHIYPRRIHGSPIILDPYSNKYLGPWDHIYVEKHGIVVVDASWKKLAPRKTIMIRGQHRKLPPLLPGNPINYGKPCILSSIEAVAATLYITGFIEAYEKLLGLYKWMKTFHTLNNEVLEAYRRTRNYNELLETIKDYWGEKPPC